In one Ananas comosus cultivar F153 linkage group 12, ASM154086v1, whole genome shotgun sequence genomic region, the following are encoded:
- the LOC109718640 gene encoding lipoyl synthase 1, chloroplastic-like — protein sequence MFHGSLAGNSLFSSIPITPSPNPRARSPPNAAFAVRSHAVESSSLNPAAATVSSRPYLGGMGPHTGRDPTVKKPDWLRQRAPQGEKFARLRESLSELKLNTVCVEAQCPNIGECWNGGGGAGGEGDGIATATIMLLGDTCTRGCRFCAVKTSRNPAPPDPTEPENTARAIASWGVDYIVLTSVDRDDLPDGGSGHFAETVKAMKRFKPDILVECLTSDFRGDLEAVSTLVRSGLDVFAHNIETVMRLQRIVRDPRAGYGQSLSVLKHAKLCKEGMITKSSIMLGLGEKDEEVKEAMADLRAIGVDILTLGQYLQPTPLHLTVKEYVTPEKFSFWKEYGESIGFSYVASGPLVRSSYRAGELFVQNLVRNNMTKHSSPGS from the exons ATGTTCCACGGATCGCTCGCTGGTAACTCCTTGTTTTCTTCGATCCCGATCACTCCTTCTCCGAACCCTAGAGCGCGGAGTCCCCCAAATGCAGCTTTCGCAGTGCGATCCCATGCTGTGGAGTCGTCGAGCCTTAATCCGGCGGCGGCCACGGTGTCGTCGCGGCCGTACCTGGGAGGGATGGGCCCCCACACGGGGCGCGACCCGACCGTGAAGAAGCCCGACTGGCTGCGGCAGAGGGCGCCGCAGGGGGAGAAGTTCGCCAGGCTTAGGGAGTCGCTCTCCGAGCTCAAGCTCAACACTGTCTGCGTCGAGGCACAGTGCCCCAACATTGGAGAG TGTTGGAATGGAGGTGGAGGGGCGGGTGGAGAAGGGGATGGCATTGCAACTGCAACCATCATGCTTCTAGGGGATACATGTACACGGGGATGCAGATTTTGTGCTGTGAAAACAAGCAGAAATCCAGCACCGCCAGATCCTACGGAGCCTGAAAATACTGCTCGGGCAATTGCCAGCTGGGG TGTGGACTATATTGTATTGACAAGTGTGGATCGAGATGACCTTCCTGATGGTGGAAGTGGCCACTTTGCTGAGACAGTCAAAGCTATGAAG AGGTTCAAACCTGATATATTGGTTGAGTGTCTAACCTCTGATTTTCGAGGTGATTTGGAAGCTGTGTCAACCTTGGTTCGTTCCGGGCTTGATGTTTTTGCCCACAACATTGAAACCGTGATGCGTCTGCAAAGAATCGTGAGAGATCCTCGAGCAGG GTATGGGCAGAGCTTATCTGTTCTGAAGCATGCAAAGCTTTGCAAGGAAGGGATGATTACAAAATCTTCTATCATGCTTGGTCTTGGTGAGAAGGACGAGGAGGTGAAGGAAGCTATGGCTGATTTAAGGGCTATTGGTGTCGATATTTTGACTTTGGGACAGTATTTGCAG CCGACACCTTTGCACCTGACAGTGAAAGAATATGTTACTCCTGAGAAGTTTTCCTTCTGGAAGGAGTATGGAGAATCTATTGGTTTTAGTTATGTTGCTAGCGGACCATTG GTTCGGTCATCCTACAGAGCCGGTGAGCTGTTTGTTCAAAATTTGGTGAGGAATAACATGACCAAGCATTCTTCCCCTGGATCATAG
- the LOC109718730 gene encoding uncharacterized protein LOC109718730, protein MLARVGTKSIARNLTEMRKDLEENEQENNEISEQPEYMRLWEKVRKKKDGTWVDTNAKEKYKEMENLHTTQMQEKGEDILTTREAYTIVLGHRSGYVRGMGSGPEPLENGGLRGQWLRAQIQAEIEVEMTARIQEEVEACMAQKESEVQAQIEQREAEAEACLAQKEARLEQMEAQMRAVMQHLSEIGMLLSSQPTSASR, encoded by the exons ATGCTCGCTCGTGTTGGTACAAAATCTATTGCAAGAAATCTAACTGAAATG AGAAAGGACTTAGAAGAAAATGAACAAGAAAACAATGAAATATCGGAACAACCTGAATATATGAGGTTATGGGAGaaagttagaaagaaaaaggacggaacATGGGTTGATACAAATGCTAAGGAAAAATATAAGGAAATGGAAAATCTTCATACAACTCAAATGCAAGAGAAAGGCGAGGATATTCTGACAACTCGTGAAGCCTATACAATTGTACTTGGACACAGATCTGGATATGTTCGGGGTATGGGTTCAGGCCCTGAGCCTTTAGAAAATGGCGGTCTGAGGGGACAATGGCTTCGTGCACAAATACAAGCAGAGATCGAGGTTGAGATGACAGCTCGAATTCAAGAGGAGGTAGAGGCATGCATGGCACAAAAAGAGAGTGAGGTACAAGCTCAAATAGAGCAACGAGAGGCTGAAGCAGAGGCTTGTTTAGCTCAAAAAGAGGCACGATTGGAGCAAATGGAAGCCCAAATGCGTGCTGTTATGCAGCATTTATCGGAAATTGGGATGCTTTTATCTTCGCAGCCAACATCCGCTAGTCGTT GA